The following coding sequences lie in one Apium graveolens cultivar Ventura chromosome 3, ASM990537v1, whole genome shotgun sequence genomic window:
- the LOC141713073 gene encoding putative RNA-binding protein C25G10.01 yields the protein MADSPRKRYSRSPSPYEEQFRLSISRSVSRSRSRSWSRPRVRARSRSRSRSRPRSVSKGRGRPTEVYNPGNTLYVTGLSTMVTERELEDHFNKEGKVASCFLVVEPRSRVSRGFAFITMDSVEDANRCIKHLNQSVMEGRYITVERSRRKRPRTPTPGHYLGLKNARDSSSREEHGDQGRYRGGSGRDEYRRSPRRSLYRHGRDYSPPPRRSPYGGRSRRERTRSPPYPRYSPERNYSHRR from the exons ATG GCCGATTCTCCCCGCAAAAG GTATTCAAGGTCTCCTTCTCCTTATGAAGAACAGTTTAGGTTGTCAATCTCCCGTTCTGTATCACGCTCTAGGTCCAGATCATGGTCTAGACCAAGGGTCAGGGCAAGGTCCAGGTCTAGATCCAGATCCAGACCCAGATCAGTATCTAAAGGCCGTGGAAG GCCAACTGAGGTTTACAACCCTGGTAACACACTTTACGTGACTGGCCTGTCAACAATGGTCACAGAGAGAGAGCTTGAAGATCATTTTAACAAGGAAGGAAAA GTTGCTTCGTGTTTTCTAGTTGTGGAGCCTCGTTCACGTGTTTCTCGGGGATTTGCTTTCATAACAATGGACAGTGTTGAGGATGCCAACCGCTGCATCAAGCACCTGAACCAGTCAGTTATGGAGGGGCGATACATAACCGTGGAGAGG TCCCGGAGAAAGCGCCCCAGAACTCCTACACCCGGTCATTATCTTGGCCTAAAAAACGCCAGGGACAGTA GCTCTCGGGAAGAGCACGGTGATCAAGGCAGATATCGAGGTGGTTCTGGCCGTGATGAGTACAGGAGGTCTCCTAGGCGCTCACTATATCGACATGGCCGGGACTACTCTCCTCCTCCGAGGCGATCTCCTTATGGTGGAAGGTCTAGGAGGGAACGGACTAGGTCACCTCCATATCCTCGTTATAGTCCAGAGAGAAACTATAGTCATCGCAGATGA